In the Mytilus trossulus isolate FHL-02 chromosome 1, PNRI_Mtr1.1.1.hap1, whole genome shotgun sequence genome, one interval contains:
- the LOC134700240 gene encoding uncharacterized protein LOC134700240 — translation MDNTLLPFYNVHIDDKPSIRTVYISNLFFSLIIVLILLQSNDIEQNPGPNSSRYSYQNIQIAGINVNSLRYKTDLIHSELGECDVICVSETKLKANVGSTDLVMPNFHNPDLFRKDRLTDGGGGILIYVRDSLHCKRRSDLEIAELESVCVEITTKTGRFLVVCFYRPPNAPVTSLDHFENLLDNVIDTDKNVILLGDLNIDLLKASPTSRISRICERYGIENVVKEPTRITSSTATLLDPIYMNNLSLLRNSMVLPSFCSDHSPTLIEINFSSARQKAYSKVVYDYESGDYASANMYLQRINWCECFKNVHDINKINGLINQEVHHVMDTYIPQKKVLVRPRDKPWITTSIKVKMRKRNRAYKKAKSRNLISDWKKFKELRNEVIDLVREAKRQYLINLHNSLVGKSIPPGKWWRIAKSVCKFKNKESQNSPIKVNGEILIHPIEKATAINDYFCSISRFDTEPQLPNVPPLAPYELSDIVITEQDVIDHFQILNINKPAGPDKLPPKFLKAIFPSLVTPLTFIFNKSLQSGTVPSDWRLANVSAIYKGKGDQDKLQTYLGY, via the coding sequence ATGGATAATACTTTATTACCATTTTATAATGTCCATATTGATGATAAACCTAGTATCAGAACTGTATATATCTCcaacttattttttagtcttattATTGTATTAATCTTACTACAAAGTAATGACATTGAACAAAATCCTGGACCAAACTCATCAAGATATAgctatcaaaatattcaaatagcTGGTATTAATGTTAATTCCTTACGTTATAAAACTGATTTAATTCATTCAGAACTAGGTGAATGTGATGTGATTTGTGTATCTGAAACAAAACTGAAAGCAAATGTTGGAAGCACTGATTTGGTAATGCCAAATTTTCATAATCCTGACTTATTCAGAAAAGACAGGTTAACTGACGGTGGAGGAGGAATTTTGATCTATGTAAGAGACAGTCTCCATTGTAAACGCCGTAGTGACTTAGAAATAGCTGAATTAGAATCAGTTTGTGTTGAAATTACAACAAAAACTGGTAGATTCTTAGTTGTATGTTTTTATAGACCTCCAAATGCACCAGTCACATCACttgaccattttgaaaatttattagaTAATGTAATAGATActgataaaaatgtaatattgcTTGGTGATTTAAACATTGACTTACTAAAAGCAAGTCCAACTAGTAGGATATCAAGAATCTGTGAAAGATATGGCATAGAAAATGTTGTTAAGGAACCTACTCGAATAACCTCCTCAACTGCAACACTCTTAGACcctatatatatgaataatctTAGTTTACTAAGAAATAGTATGGTACTACCAAGTTTTTGTAGCGACCACTCTCCAACACTTATTGAGATTAATTTTTCCTCTGCTAGACAAAAAGCTTATTCAAAAGTAGTTTATGACTATGAGAGTGGTGACTATGCATCAGCAAACATGTATTTACAAAGAATAAACTGGTGTGAATGCTTTAAAAATGTTCATGACATTAATAAGATAAATGGTCTAATTAACCAAGAAGTTCATCATGTCATGGACACATATATTCCCCAAAAAAAAGTATTGGTGAGACCCAGGGACAAACCTTGGATCACAACCAGTATTAAAGTTAAAATGCGAAAGCGTAACCGTGCTTACAAAAAAGCTAAATCaagaaatttaatttcagactggaaaaaatttaaagaacttaGAAATGAAGTGATTGATCTAGTAAGAGAAGCTAAACGTCAGTACCTGATTAACTTGCATAATTCCCTAGTCGGTAAATCAATCCCACCAGGGAAGTGGTGGAGAATAGCTAAGAGTGtttgcaaatttaaaaataaagagagTCAAAATTCTCCCATTAAGGTAAATGGAGAGATTCTTATTCACCCCATTGAGAAAGCAACAGccataaatgattatttttgctcAATATCTAGATTTGACACAGAACCTCAATTGCCTAATGTCCCACCTTTGGCACCATATGAGCTGTCTGACATAGTGATTACAGAGCAGGATGTAATTGAccatttccaaattttaaatattaacaaaccAGCTGGACCTGACAAGCTACCTCCAAAATTTCTTAAGGCAATTTTCCCATCACTGGTTACACCCCTAacattcatatttaataaaagcTTACAATCAGGAACAGTTCCCAGTGATTGGAGATTGGCAAATGTATCAGCTATCTACAAGGGTAAAGGAGATCAGGACAAACTACAGACCTATCTCGGTTACTAA